A genomic segment from Spinacia oleracea cultivar Varoflay chromosome 3, BTI_SOV_V1, whole genome shotgun sequence encodes:
- the LOC110776184 gene encoding abscisic acid 8'-hydroxylase 4 codes for MVSIFVGFSIILIVASFVIGYGLLLVKRLIQWRQSIKYGAKLPPGSLGWPYVGETLELFSQNPHEFFTNRQKRYGDIFKTHILGCPCIMLASPEAIKFVLMNKANLFKPTYPKSKERLIGSMAIFFQQGPYHAQIRKLVQASLSLDYIKPRIPRIEAIAKSTLDSWADGRVVHVFHELKKFAFDVAVLSIFGELDSYYTEELKENYFTLDKGYNSFPTTLIPCTPYFKSLMARRRLEQIIREIMMERREKRLETKDLFGCLLNFSNEDGKTLSDDQIIDNVIGVLFAAQDTAASMLTWILKYITDYHNLLQDIQNEQMAIYKANDNGKRPLTWTQIREMTVTHRVILESLRMASIISFTYREAVEDVVYDGYLIPKGWKVLPLFRNIHHNPAFFQDPQTFDTSRFQAATTKPHTFMPFGYGAHACPGNEVAKLLMLLFIHHLVTQFRWEVVEAKKGKGGVEYDPFPIPEKGLPAKFWKTCTSQPTPTLAHQLLSIY; via the exons ATGGTATCCATTTTTGTAGGATTTAGTATAATTTTAATAGTGGCTAGTTTTGTTATTGGATATGGTTTGTTGTTAGTGAAGAGGTTAATCCAATGGAGGCAATCTATCAAATATGGAGCAAAGCTTCCCCCTGGTTCTTTGGGATGGCCATATGTTGGAGAAACTCTTGAGCTTTTCTCTCAAAATCCACATGAGTTTTTCACCAATAGGCAAAAAAG GTATGGGGACATATTCAAGACCCACATCTTAGGGTGTCCATGCATCATGTTAGCAAGTCCGGAGGCCATAAAATTTGTGTTGATGAACAAAGCCAACTTGTTCAAGCCTACCTACCCTAAGAGCAAAGAAAGGTTGATTGGTTCAATGGCTATTTTCTTTCAACAAGGACCGTACCATGCTCAAATAAGAAAATTAGTTCAAGCTTCTCTTTCGTTAGATTACATTAAACCTCGAATCCCCCGGATCGAAGCCATTGCCAAATCTACTTTGGATTCGTGGGCCGATGGTCGGGTAGTTCACGTCTTCCACGAGTTGAAGAAG TTTGCTTTCGATGTAGCAGTACTGTCCATATTTGGTGAACTGGACAGTTACTATACCGAGGAACTGAAGGAGAATTACTTCACTTTGGACAAGGGTTACAACTCTTTTCCCACAACATTGATACCTTGCACTCCTTACTTCAAATCTCTTATG gcAAGAAGGAGATTGGAGCAAATCATAAGAGAAATAATGatggagagaagagagaaaagatTGGAAACAAAGGACCTTTTTGGATGCCTATTGAATTTCAGTAATGAAGATGGGAAGACCTTAAGTGATGATCAAATCATAGATAATGTAATTGGTGTTCTGTTTGCTGCTCAAGATACAGCTGCTAGTATGTTAACATGGATTTTGAAGTACATTACTGATTATCACAATCTTCTTCAGGATATACAG AATGAGCAAATGGCAATTTACAAAGCTAATGACAATGGAAAACGACCATTGACATGGACACAAATTAGAGAGATGACAGTCACACACAGG GTGATATTGGAAAGCTTGAGGATGGCCAGCATTATATCATTTACATATCGAGAAGCAGTTGAAGATGTTGTTTACGATG GGTACCTAATTCCTAAAGGGTGGAAAGTACTACCATTATTTCGAAACATCCATCATAATCCTGCTTTTTTTCAAGATCCACAAACATTTGATACTTCCAGATTTCAG GCAGCTACAACGAAACCTCACACATTTATGCCATTTGGGTATGGTGCCCATGCATGTCCAGGAAATGAAGTCGCCAAGCTATTGATGCTCCTCTTCATCCATCATCTTGTTACCCAATTCAG GTGGGAAGTAGTGGAAGCTAAAAAGGGTAAGGGTGGTGTTGAATATGACCCATTTCCAATACCAGAGAAAGGACTCCCAGCTAAGTTCTGGAAAACATGTACATCTCAACCAACCCCAACACTTGCGCATCAATTATTGTCAATTTATTAG